One segment of bacterium DNA contains the following:
- a CDS encoding ABC transporter substrate-binding protein has protein sequence MSASSRVGRGFGSLCRRLAGIAAVCVTVGVAVVAASTPPAVALRLAVVGGSPSFTAVWLGADSGIFEKYGVRVDLRTMNGSVALEALLAGDIEIAADGQTMVQADPTGARLAFVGALQNEFAGFVVYARPQIRSFAELRGQSVAGTTPAATATFAMRDALRKAGLDPAADVNWVYLGTPASQLAALEQGLIAAAVLPWPYNFTADREGLRALADLKAWHLPAAATTLAVRREWAAQNRSSLIAFLKGLIEATAVAKSDRGAAEEAIAKHLKLSDRTVVRASYARFADVWPNPPYITPAAVAEAIRDVPSPDAKRHAPVEFIDNSFLDEIIKSGFAQPFIKK, from the coding sequence ATGAGCGCATCTTCACGGGTCGGAAGAGGGTTCGGGAGCCTGTGCCGGCGGCTCGCTGGGATCGCCGCGGTGTGCGTTACCGTGGGTGTTGCGGTGGTGGCGGCGTCGACGCCCCCGGCGGTGGCCCTGCGACTTGCGGTCGTCGGAGGGAGCCCGAGCTTCACCGCGGTGTGGTTGGGCGCGGACTCCGGAATCTTTGAGAAGTACGGCGTGCGGGTCGATCTCCGAACGATGAACGGCTCGGTGGCGCTGGAGGCGTTGCTGGCGGGGGACATCGAGATCGCGGCCGACGGGCAGACGATGGTGCAGGCGGATCCGACAGGGGCCCGCCTGGCCTTCGTGGGAGCCCTGCAGAACGAGTTTGCGGGCTTCGTCGTTTACGCTCGGCCCCAGATTCGTTCCTTCGCCGAGCTCCGGGGGCAGAGCGTCGCGGGAACGACGCCCGCCGCGACCGCCACCTTCGCCATGCGAGATGCCCTCCGAAAGGCGGGCCTGGATCCGGCGGCCGACGTGAACTGGGTGTACCTCGGGACGCCGGCCAGCCAGCTCGCGGCGCTGGAGCAGGGCCTGATCGCGGCCGCCGTCCTCCCCTGGCCTTACAACTTCACCGCGGACCGGGAAGGCCTCCGCGCGCTCGCGGACTTGAAGGCGTGGCACCTACCCGCGGCGGCGACGACCCTGGCCGTGCGACGCGAGTGGGCCGCGCAGAACCGCTCAAGCCTCATCGCCTTCCTCAAGGGGCTCATCGAGGCGACGGCGGTCGCCAAGTCGGACCGGGGCGCCGCGGAGGAGGCCATCGCCAAGCACCTCAAGCTATCCGATCGGACGGTGGTCCGGGCATCCTACGCGCGGTTTGCCGATGTCTGGCCCAACCCCCCGTACATCACGCCCGCGGCGGTCGCCGAGGCGATTCGGGATGTCCCGAGCCCGGACGCGAAACGCCACGCGCCGGTCGAGTTTATCGACAACTCGTTCCTCGACGAGATCATCAAGAGCGGCTTTGCGCAGCCGTTCATCAAGAAGTGA
- a CDS encoding FAD-binding protein encodes MKCDVVVVGSGAAGTAAALSAAETARASGGPIDVVIVDKAPEEAWGGNSRWTEANMRLQDEDSLAPGFEADLFEFSRGKSDPHIRTFVDHIGETIRWVRARGVEFERRPLGFGMAHALPRIGPNGGGLALIMALRSRAETLGAKILFGTGAWKLALDGEGNLDGIWVRESGGRSRKISARAVILCCGGFEGNYEMLGHYVGGEAVSLRWDVPATPWNTGDGIVMALEVRAKTAGQFDGYHGSIADARPEARRRRARPIVNCWPYGILVNQSGRRFVDEGMAVVTDAFEAVSWAIRRQPYNSAFAILDQKFFAIPNHPRTLLTPLPPIRAGTIEELAGRIEVPGDALRATLDDYNRAVQPGAFDPEREDGKRTVGLEPPKSNWALSLDTPPFVCYPVEGTVQFTWGGLATDTRARVLATGDVPIPGLYAAGEIVGFYYYKYVGGTSVLRALTFGKIAGQDAARYVREQGPDVRPS; translated from the coding sequence ATGAAGTGCGACGTTGTCGTCGTAGGGAGCGGTGCCGCCGGCACGGCCGCCGCGCTGAGCGCCGCGGAGACCGCCCGCGCTTCCGGCGGGCCCATCGACGTCGTGATCGTGGACAAAGCCCCGGAAGAAGCCTGGGGCGGCAACTCCCGATGGACCGAAGCCAACATGCGCCTGCAGGACGAAGACAGCCTGGCCCCGGGGTTCGAAGCGGATCTGTTTGAGTTCTCGCGCGGCAAGTCTGATCCGCACATCCGGACCTTTGTGGACCACATCGGGGAAACGATCCGCTGGGTTCGCGCGCGGGGCGTAGAGTTCGAGCGCCGGCCCCTCGGGTTCGGCATGGCGCACGCGCTGCCGCGCATCGGGCCCAATGGCGGCGGCCTGGCCCTCATCATGGCCCTCCGGAGCCGCGCCGAGACGCTCGGCGCGAAGATCCTCTTCGGGACCGGGGCCTGGAAGCTGGCGTTGGACGGCGAGGGCAACCTGGACGGGATCTGGGTGCGGGAGTCCGGCGGCCGGTCGCGCAAGATCTCGGCGCGCGCCGTGATCCTGTGCTGCGGCGGCTTCGAGGGCAATTACGAGATGTTGGGCCACTACGTCGGCGGGGAGGCCGTGAGCCTTCGGTGGGACGTGCCGGCCACCCCGTGGAACACGGGCGACGGCATCGTGATGGCCCTCGAGGTCCGCGCGAAAACCGCGGGGCAGTTCGACGGGTACCATGGGAGCATCGCCGATGCCCGGCCGGAAGCCCGCCGCCGGCGCGCGCGGCCCATCGTCAACTGCTGGCCCTACGGGATCCTGGTCAACCAGTCGGGCCGGCGGTTCGTCGACGAGGGGATGGCCGTCGTCACCGATGCCTTTGAGGCCGTGTCCTGGGCGATCCGCCGGCAGCCGTACAATTCCGCCTTCGCGATCCTCGATCAAAAATTCTTCGCGATCCCGAACCATCCGCGGACGCTCTTGACGCCGCTGCCGCCGATTCGCGCCGGCACGATCGAGGAGCTGGCGGGGCGGATCGAGGTGCCCGGCGATGCCCTGCGGGCGACGCTCGATGACTACAACCGGGCCGTGCAGCCCGGCGCCTTCGACCCCGAGCGCGAGGACGGCAAACGGACCGTGGGTCTCGAGCCGCCCAAGTCGAACTGGGCGCTGTCCCTCGACACGCCTCCCTTCGTGTGCTACCCGGTGGAGGGCACGGTGCAGTTCACGTGGGGCGGGCTCGCGACCGATACGCGGGCCCGCGTGCTTGCGACGGGCGACGTGCCGATCCCCGGACTGTATGCCGCCGGAGAGATCGTGGGATTCTATTACTACAAGTACGTGGGGGGGACGTCCGTCCTGCGGGCCCTCACGTTCGGCAAGATCGCCGGGCAGGACGCCGCCCGGTATGTGCGAGAACAAGGGCCGGATGTGAGGCCGTCATGA